One genomic window of Medicago truncatula cultivar Jemalong A17 chromosome 1, MtrunA17r5.0-ANR, whole genome shotgun sequence includes the following:
- the LOC11430505 gene encoding F-box protein CPR1, whose protein sequence is MSVKITPCLEPSNQNITEYFGYFCDPINVTFNFAFGCDNSTGTYKVVAYRSRYIYDQLAAEVRVINMGDDVWRNIESFPVIPFCYDSVYYGAYKYVYLSGALNWLAIHNFICYDCNDITVDQFVIVSLDLETETYNQYIMPHGFDEVPPKEPTIGVLRGCLCFSYSYKETDFVIWEMKEFGVEDSWTQLLKVSYHNLLIDYDFSDPRIKFVFQLMPLFLSEDGDTLILESNQESQTIILYNRRDNRAERARITASKATTDNTTSDHVDLYYANDYVESLVPSF, encoded by the coding sequence ATGAGTGTGAAGATTACTCCGTGTTTGGAACCCAGCAACCAGAACATAACTGAATATTTTGGATATTTTTGTGATCCTATAAATGTCACATTCAACTTTGCCTTTGGATGTGATAATTCAACCGGAACTTATAAAGTGGTGGCGTACAGGTCCCGTTACATTTACGATCAATTGGCAGCAGAGGTGAGAGTTATCAACATGGGTGATGATGTTTGGAGAAACATCGAAAGTTTTCCTGTTATTCCTTTTTGTTACGACTCTGTCTACTATGGTGCCTACAAATATGTGTATTTGAGTGGCGCTCTTAATTGGTTGGCTATTCACAACTTTATTTGTTATGATTGTAATGATATTACTGTTGACCAGTTTGTGATTGTTTCTCTTGATTTGGAGACGGAGACATACAATCAATACATTATGCCTCATGGTTTTGATGAAGTTCCGCCGAAAGAGCCAACTATTGGTGTATTGAGGGGCTGTCTTTGTTTTTCATATTCGTACAAGGAAACCGATTTTGTTATATGGGAGATGAAGGAATTTGGGGTTGAAGATTCTTGGACTCAACTCCTTAAAGTTAGTTACCATAATCTTCTAATAGATTATGACTTTAGTGACCCTAGGATAAAATTTGTTTTCCAATTGATGCCATTATTTCTTTCTGAAGATGGTGATACCCTAATACTTGAGAGCAATCAAGAATCACAAACAATAATTCTCTATAATAGAAGAGATAATAGAGCAGAGCGAGCAAGAATTACTGCAAGTAAAGCTACTACCGATAATACAACTAGCGATCATGTAGATTTATACTATGCCAATGATTATGTTGAAAGCTTAGTTCCAAGTTTTTGA